CTATTTACGAACTAAATAAAAAGTACGGTTTTAAAAAGTTTGTAATTGTTGTCCCCTCAATCGCTATCCGTGAAGGCGTATTAAAAAATCTTGAAATCACCTTTGAACATTTTCAAAATCTTTACGATAAGACACCTGTTAATTTTAATGTGTATGATTCCAAGCGGGTTTCCAATTTAAGAAATTTTGCCATAAATAATAACATTCAGATTCTTGTTATTAATATCGATTCCTTCGCCAAAGACGAAAACATAATCAATAAGCCCAATGATAAACTTACAGGAAAAAGGCCGATAGAGTTTATTCAAGCAACCGGTCCCATTGTGATTGTGGATGAGCCGCAAAATATGGAGACGGAAATCAGAAAAAAGGCCATTGAAAATCTGAATCCTCTTTGTACCCTTCGATATTCGGCAACACATACAAACCGTTACAATATGGTTTACAGCCTTGATCCGGTAGAAGCCTATGACCTCGGGCTGGTAAAACAAATAGAAGTGGATTCCATTGTCACGGAAAATGATTTTAATGAAGCATTTCTTTGCCTTAAAAAAGTAACCGCGACAAAAACCCGTACTTCTGCCAAAATCAAAATAGATGTAAATAATCCTGACGGTGTTAAAAGAAAATCCGTTACCGCAAAGGTCGGCGATGATTTATACGATTTATCCAACAAAAGAGAGATTTACAAAAATGGTTACATTATAAACGGTATTGATATTTCCGAAAATTTGATTGAATTTTCTAACGGTGAAACCGTTTTTGTAGGTGATACGTTCGGCGGGCTTTCCGATGAGATTATGAAAGTTCAAATCAGAAAAACGGTTGAAGAGCACTTTTTAAAAGAAAGAAAACTGAAAAGCAATGGCATAAAGGTACTTTCTCTTTTCTTTATTGACCGTGTAGCCAATTATCGTGATTATGATTCGGCCTGCAATCCGGTTAAAGGCAAATTCGCCAAATGGTTTGAAGAAATATATAAGGAAATATCATCCAAAACAGCATATAAAGATTTAATTCCCTTTGACGCGGAAGAAGTTCATAACGGTTATTTTTCAGCAGATAAAAAAGGTAAATGGAAAGATACAAAAGGAAATACTCAAGCTGATGACGATACCTTTAAGCTGATAATGAAAAATAAAGAGCAGCTTTTAAACGCAGATGAACCTTTGAGGTTTATTTTCAGCCATTCCGCATTACGTGAGGGGTGGGACAATCCAAATGTTTTTCAGATATGTACTTTGAACGAAACGCAATCGGAATTAAAAAAGAGACAGGAAATAGGCAGAGGCCTAAGGCTTTCCGTTAATCAGGAAGGAATCCGAATACAGGACACCAATATTAACCGATTAACAGTTGTCGCTAATGAATCGTATGAAGATTTTGCCAAACAATTACAGTCTGAAATTGAAGAAGATTGCGGAGTATCTTTTAAAGGCAGGATTAAAAACAGAAGGGAAAGAACAACGGTAAAATACCGGAAAGGCTTTGAACTGGATGAAAAATTTAAAGACATCTGGGACAAGATTAAATATCAAACCACATATCGGGTTGAATATAATACATCCGAACTTATTAAGAAATCGGCAAAAGCAGTTAATCAAATGCCGGATATCAGAAAAGCGGTTATAAAAACAACAAAAACCGCACTTGAGTTTGATGATACCGGAATTGTTATGGATATAAAAGCTTCTTATGCAACATCGCTTGATGGCGCATTCAGAATCCCGGATATGCTTTTTTACATACAGGAAAGAACGGAACTTACACGCTCCACTATTCTTGAAATTCTTAGAAAATCGGAAAGAATCGGTGAAGTATTAATAAATCCACAGCTTTTTCTGGACAATACGGTTA
This Candidatus Oleimmundimicrobium sp. DNA region includes the following protein-coding sequences:
- a CDS encoding DEAD/DEAH box helicase family protein, whose amino-acid sequence is MKLHFDPNQQFQHDAINSIVEIFEGQPLSQADFSFSISSESYLLQEGGVGNRLIIGKEQILENVQSVQDKNELPVSDKLDGMHFSIEMETGTGKTYVYLRTIYELNKKYGFKKFVIVVPSIAIREGVLKNLEITFEHFQNLYDKTPVNFNVYDSKRVSNLRNFAINNNIQILVINIDSFAKDENIINKPNDKLTGKRPIEFIQATGPIVIVDEPQNMETEIRKKAIENLNPLCTLRYSATHTNRYNMVYSLDPVEAYDLGLVKQIEVDSIVTENDFNEAFLCLKKVTATKTRTSAKIKIDVNNPDGVKRKSVTAKVGDDLYDLSNKREIYKNGYIINGIDISENLIEFSNGETVFVGDTFGGLSDEIMKVQIRKTVEEHFLKERKLKSNGIKVLSLFFIDRVANYRDYDSACNPVKGKFAKWFEEIYKEISSKTAYKDLIPFDAEEVHNGYFSADKKGKWKDTKGNTQADDDTFKLIMKNKEQLLNADEPLRFIFSHSALREGWDNPNVFQICTLNETQSELKKRQEIGRGLRLSVNQEGIRIQDTNINRLTVVANESYEDFAKQLQSEIEEDCGVSFKGRIKNRRERTTVKYRKGFELDEKFKDIWDKIKYQTTYRVEYNTSELIKKSAKAVNQMPDIRKAVIKTTKTALEFDDTGIVMDIKASYATSLDGAFRIPDMLFYIQERTELTRSTILEILRKSERIGEVLINPQLFLDNTVIAIKDVLMELMIEGIKYEKIGSKEYEMRLFDDYEIHVNELTFKINKKDKTIYSNLVPLDSNVEYEFARECESRDDIEFYFKLPFWFKIKTPIGNYNPDWALIKKNEKTVYFVAETKSAGQELKTSEKRKIKCGYAHFNEFEDVKYRQVATVGDLH